A genomic stretch from Shewanella sediminis HAW-EB3 includes:
- a CDS encoding methyl-accepting chemotaxis protein codes for MKLRWIGNLSIKNKLMLVILPPIIGCILFGTSVVYNQYQLGHGLEQVKVLSQLATVNSDLVHELQKERGMSAGFLGSKGKSFAGKLPGQRQLTDKQLSGFNTFVRDNTLPAVFSTQLSRVNSEVSRLNNIRSGVDSLSISVAEEVGYYTQLNKMLLSIVDQTAKEGDSQEIAIQAASFSAYLQMKERAGIERAVLSSTFGNPEFKSGMFIKFVTLVSEQASYEERFLALASEEVKSRYRQLTSSQAVADVQALRQIALRQKGEVISAQSAESWFAKSTARIELVRAFEKSLSESLISVTEKQLKASQSVMLSIIVILIISGALVIFISVTVAKYMHNRLHYLHSTISTAQQNYDLSVRVKSETNDELGELGRAFNNMMNDFEQVIHKVRDNTDRLLHASEKMDTCATAMQQDVAIGHSEAEQVASAMTEMSATVQEIAINAVKASEASTAANVEAKEGNIEVSKTCDSINLLAQEIGEASTAIHELDNDIQGIVSVLGVISGIAEQTNLLALNAAIEAARAGEMGRGFAVVADEVRSLAQRAQTSTEDIRDMTERLEKAAVVAVTAMDKGKSQAEISVTESEKAGQDLDKIVHEVGVIDSMNEQIAAATHEQSAVSEEVNRNALKISETYQNTQVVSDELSQLNETLLADANAMAEEVSKFKLS; via the coding sequence ATGAAGCTTCGATGGATCGGAAATTTAAGCATAAAAAACAAACTTATGCTCGTCATACTCCCTCCGATAATAGGTTGTATTCTATTTGGTACTTCTGTTGTATATAACCAGTATCAACTGGGACACGGGCTCGAGCAGGTAAAAGTGCTGAGTCAACTGGCGACCGTGAATAGTGATCTCGTTCATGAGTTACAAAAAGAGCGGGGAATGAGTGCCGGCTTTCTAGGGTCCAAAGGCAAATCGTTTGCCGGTAAACTTCCGGGTCAGAGACAATTAACCGATAAACAATTATCAGGGTTTAATACATTCGTCCGTGATAATACCTTACCTGCGGTATTCTCGACTCAGCTGAGCCGCGTTAATTCCGAAGTTTCCAGACTGAACAATATCCGCTCCGGTGTCGATAGTCTGTCGATATCGGTAGCCGAAGAGGTCGGTTACTACACCCAGCTTAATAAGATGTTATTGAGTATTGTCGATCAAACGGCCAAAGAGGGGGATAGCCAGGAAATTGCAATTCAGGCTGCTTCATTCAGTGCCTATCTTCAGATGAAGGAGAGAGCGGGAATAGAACGTGCGGTGTTAAGTTCCACATTCGGAAATCCTGAGTTTAAGTCAGGCATGTTTATTAAGTTTGTCACTCTGGTATCGGAGCAAGCCAGTTACGAAGAGCGCTTTCTTGCCTTGGCGTCTGAAGAGGTTAAAAGCCGGTACAGACAACTGACCAGTTCTCAAGCCGTAGCCGATGTTCAGGCACTCAGACAGATTGCATTAAGACAAAAGGGTGAGGTTATCAGTGCTCAAAGCGCCGAGAGTTGGTTTGCTAAATCCACAGCCCGAATCGAATTGGTGCGTGCATTCGAAAAATCGCTATCTGAGTCCCTGATTAGCGTGACAGAAAAACAGCTGAAAGCCTCCCAATCTGTGATGTTGAGTATCATAGTCATATTGATTATTTCAGGTGCGCTGGTCATCTTTATCTCGGTTACTGTCGCAAAATATATGCACAATCGTCTGCATTACCTGCACTCAACTATCAGTACCGCACAGCAAAATTACGATCTTAGTGTTCGTGTTAAAAGTGAGACAAATGACGAGCTTGGTGAATTAGGTAGGGCTTTCAATAATATGATGAATGATTTTGAGCAAGTCATTCATAAGGTCAGGGATAATACCGACAGGCTATTGCATGCGTCTGAGAAGATGGATACCTGTGCAACGGCTATGCAACAAGACGTTGCTATCGGGCATAGCGAGGCCGAGCAAGTCGCCTCGGCGATGACGGAGATGAGTGCGACGGTGCAAGAGATCGCAATCAATGCGGTGAAGGCCTCTGAGGCGTCCACAGCGGCCAATGTCGAAGCGAAAGAGGGAAATATTGAGGTCAGCAAAACCTGCGACAGTATTAACTTATTGGCACAGGAGATAGGCGAGGCATCTACCGCTATTCATGAATTGGATAATGATATTCAAGGAATTGTGAGTGTCTTAGGGGTGATCAGTGGCATCGCAGAACAGACGAACCTGTTGGCCTTAAATGCAGCGATCGAAGCGGCACGTGCCGGTGAGATGGGAAGAGGGTTTGCCGTTGTCGCCGATGAGGTGCGAAGTTTGGCTCAGAGAGCGCAAACCTCAACCGAAGATATCAGGGATATGACTGAACGCCTCGAAAAAGCGGCTGTGGTTGCCGTTACAGCGATGGATAAGGGTAAGTCCCAGGCAGAGATCAGTGTTACCGAATCGGAAAAAGCGGGTCAAGATCTCGATAAGATTGTTCATGAAGTGGGTGTGATTGACAGTATGAACGAACAGATAGCTGCTGCAACACATGAGCAGTCAGCAGTTTCCGAAGAGGTCAATCGTAATGCACTTAAGATCAGTGAAACTTATCAAAATACCCAGGTGGTCTCCGACGAGCTCAGTCAGCTAAATGAAACCTTATTAGCAGATGCCAATGCCATGGCCGAAGAGGTGAGTAAGTTTAAGCTAAGCTAA
- the nadA gene encoding quinolinate synthase NadA, which produces MSLSAPQIESVQYPFPAKPLPLTDLEKANYKARIKQLLVERDAVLVAHYYTDPEIQALAEETGGCVSDSLEMARFGRDHPAKTLIVAGVKFMGETSKILSPEKTVLMPTLEATCSLDIGCPIDTFSKFCDAHPDHTVVVYANTSAAVKARADWVVTSSIALEIVEHLDSQGKKIIWGPDRHLGSYIAKQTGAEMLMWQGDCIVHDEFKAKALRELKIKNPDAAILVHPESPASVVELADAVGSTSQLIKAAQTMDNDTFIVATDRGIFYKMQQGAPDKILIEAPTGGNGATCRSCAHCPWMAMNGLQAIEASLTATDTSPHEIFVDDDLREAALIPLDRMLNFAQTLNMKVKGNA; this is translated from the coding sequence ATGAGTCTGTCAGCCCCACAAATCGAAAGTGTTCAATATCCATTTCCTGCTAAGCCATTGCCGTTAACCGATCTTGAAAAGGCTAACTACAAGGCTCGTATCAAACAGTTGTTGGTTGAAAGAGACGCTGTGTTGGTCGCGCATTACTATACCGATCCCGAGATACAGGCGTTAGCCGAAGAGACGGGCGGTTGTGTTTCTGATTCACTGGAAATGGCAAGGTTTGGGCGTGATCACCCGGCAAAAACCTTGATCGTTGCCGGTGTTAAATTTATGGGGGAAACCTCAAAGATTCTAAGCCCCGAGAAAACGGTTTTGATGCCGACGCTTGAAGCCACGTGTTCTCTCGATATTGGTTGTCCGATCGATACTTTCAGCAAGTTCTGTGATGCTCACCCGGATCATACCGTGGTGGTATACGCTAACACATCGGCGGCGGTTAAGGCTCGTGCGGACTGGGTGGTGACCTCGAGTATCGCGCTTGAGATCGTTGAGCACTTAGATAGTCAGGGTAAGAAGATTATCTGGGGACCGGACCGTCATCTGGGTAGCTATATCGCCAAGCAAACCGGTGCCGAAATGCTGATGTGGCAAGGTGATTGTATCGTTCATGACGAATTTAAGGCCAAGGCGCTGCGAGAGCTCAAGATTAAAAATCCAGATGCGGCCATTTTAGTGCACCCGGAATCGCCTGCTAGTGTCGTCGAACTGGCCGATGCCGTTGGTTCGACGAGCCAGCTAATCAAGGCCGCACAAACCATGGATAATGACACCTTTATCGTTGCAACCGATAGAGGCATCTTCTACAAGATGCAGCAAGGGGCGCCGGATAAAATATTGATAGAAGCGCCAACAGGCGGAAATGGTGCTACTTGTCGAAGCTGTGCTCACTGTCCCTGGATGGCGATGAATGGCCTTCAGGCCATCGAAGCTTCATTGACTGCCACAGATACATCTCCCCATGAGATATTTGTGGATGATGACCTGCGTGAAGCAGCACTCATTCCGCTTGACCGTATGCTGAATTTCGCACAGACATTAAATATGAAAGTGAAAGGCAACGCGTAA
- a CDS encoding dihydrolipoyllysine-residue acetyltransferase: MIKEFILPDIGEGVVECELVEWLVSEGDTVSEDQPIADVMTDKALVQIPAPHAGVIKKLHYAKGEIAKVHAPLYSVDIKGNSSPAIDASSVVDDQMDAEVAKSDEIISSEAVTSVPQKGVQVEEFLLPDIGEGIVECELVEWLVSEGEQVVEDQPIADVMTDKALVQIPAIKSGKIVKLHYRKGQLAKVHEPLFAVEVELELPAAVREESEKIHTAESISASGDIKEPVAQGKALASPAVRRLARSLDIDIAQVPGTGKNGRVFKDDIERYHSGTSAHTNTMTASPEHDVSSSTLSAPGMNTGSTDGGQTIDRVEPIRGVKAVMAKMMTESVSTIPHFTYCEEIDLTELVTLRESMKKKYSTDELKLTMMPFFMKSMSLALKQFPVINSRVNEDCSELTYLSSHNIGMAVDSKVGLLVPNVKDVQNKSILEIAAEITRLTTAARSGRVSPNDLKSGTVSISNIGALGGTVATPIINKPEVAIVALGKLQVLPRFNADGEVEARKIMQISWSGDHRVIDGGTIARFCNLWKQYLEEPHEMLLAMQ, from the coding sequence ATGATTAAAGAGTTTATTCTACCCGATATTGGCGAGGGTGTTGTCGAGTGTGAGCTGGTCGAATGGCTGGTGAGTGAAGGTGATACTGTCAGTGAAGATCAGCCTATTGCTGATGTGATGACGGATAAGGCATTAGTCCAGATCCCGGCTCCTCACGCCGGTGTCATCAAAAAACTTCACTACGCCAAAGGTGAGATTGCCAAGGTGCATGCGCCACTTTATTCTGTTGATATAAAAGGGAATAGTTCACCAGCTATTGATGCCTCTTCTGTTGTTGATGACCAGATGGATGCTGAAGTGGCGAAAAGTGATGAAATTATTTCATCTGAAGCCGTGACGTCTGTTCCGCAAAAGGGCGTTCAAGTTGAAGAGTTCCTGTTGCCGGATATCGGTGAAGGAATTGTAGAGTGTGAGTTGGTTGAGTGGTTGGTGAGCGAAGGTGAGCAAGTCGTCGAAGATCAACCCATAGCCGACGTTATGACAGATAAGGCGCTGGTTCAGATCCCCGCGATAAAGTCGGGGAAAATTGTCAAGCTGCACTACCGTAAAGGTCAGCTGGCCAAGGTTCATGAACCCCTGTTTGCCGTAGAGGTGGAGCTGGAGTTGCCCGCTGCAGTCCGTGAAGAGAGCGAGAAAATACACACCGCAGAATCCATATCCGCATCTGGTGATATCAAAGAGCCGGTCGCTCAGGGTAAGGCATTAGCCAGCCCTGCGGTTAGACGCTTGGCTCGATCATTGGATATCGATATCGCTCAGGTTCCCGGAACTGGTAAAAATGGTCGTGTATTTAAGGATGATATCGAACGCTACCATTCGGGCACAAGCGCCCATACCAATACAATGACCGCAAGTCCTGAACATGATGTCAGCTCAAGCACGCTATCTGCGCCGGGTATGAACACCGGCTCAACAGATGGCGGGCAGACTATCGATAGAGTCGAGCCTATTCGTGGTGTCAAAGCTGTGATGGCTAAGATGATGACCGAGTCGGTTAGCACTATCCCTCACTTTACCTACTGTGAAGAGATCGATCTGACTGAGCTGGTAACATTGCGTGAGAGCATGAAGAAAAAGTACTCCACCGATGAGCTCAAGCTCACCATGATGCCTTTTTTCATGAAATCTATGTCGCTTGCCCTAAAGCAGTTTCCGGTGATAAACAGTCGGGTCAATGAAGATTGCAGCGAGCTTACCTATCTTTCCAGTCATAACATCGGCATGGCAGTCGACTCGAAAGTGGGCTTGTTGGTACCAAACGTTAAAGATGTACAGAACAAGTCTATCTTAGAGATAGCCGCAGAGATCACCAGATTGACGACCGCGGCGCGCAGCGGTCGAGTCAGTCCGAACGATCTTAAGTCTGGCACGGTTTCTATCTCTAACATCGGTGCCTTAGGTGGAACTGTGGCGACTCCTATCATCAACAAGCCTGAGGTGGCGATTGTCGCCTTAGGTAAGTTACAGGTGTTACCGCGCTTTAATGCCGATGGCGAAGTCGAAGCAAGGAAGATCATGCAGATCAGCTGGTCCGGTGATCATCGAGTTATCGATGGTGGCACGATTGCTCGGTTCTGTAACTTGTGGAAGCAATACCTAGAAGAGCCTCATGAGATGCTGCTCGCTATGCAGTAG
- a CDS encoding alpha-ketoacid dehydrogenase subunit beta, which yields MAKINMLQAINDALSLVLETDDKAILFGEDVGHFGGVFRATSGLQEKYGKERCFNTPLTEQGIAGFANGLASNGMTAIAEIQFADYIFPAIDQIVNESAKFRYRSGNEFNVGGITYRTPYGGGIAGGHYHSQSPEAYFTQTAGLKVVVPRNAYQAKGLLLASIRDKNPVVFFEPKRLYRANIGEVPDGDYEIELGKAEVVREGKDITLLAWGAQMEIIEEAADMATKQGISCEVIDLRTLAPWDIETVAASVKKTGRLLINHEAPLTGGFAGEIAATIQEECFLYLESPISRVCGLDTPYPLIHEKEYMPDALKTFEAIKATVKF from the coding sequence GTGGCAAAAATTAATATGTTACAAGCCATCAATGACGCGCTTTCACTTGTATTGGAGACTGACGATAAGGCCATTTTGTTTGGTGAAGATGTCGGACATTTCGGTGGAGTATTTCGTGCGACTTCCGGTCTGCAGGAAAAATACGGAAAAGAGCGTTGCTTCAATACCCCATTGACTGAGCAGGGGATCGCCGGTTTCGCAAATGGATTAGCCTCTAACGGAATGACGGCGATAGCCGAGATTCAGTTTGCCGATTATATTTTTCCGGCCATCGATCAAATTGTGAATGAATCGGCTAAATTCAGGTATCGCAGTGGTAATGAATTTAATGTGGGTGGCATTACCTACCGTACACCTTACGGTGGCGGTATAGCCGGCGGCCATTATCATTCTCAGTCTCCGGAAGCTTATTTTACCCAAACTGCGGGTTTAAAAGTCGTGGTTCCGCGTAATGCCTATCAGGCTAAAGGCTTATTACTCGCCTCTATCCGAGATAAAAACCCGGTTGTTTTTTTTGAGCCTAAGCGTCTCTATCGCGCCAACATTGGGGAAGTGCCCGATGGCGATTATGAAATTGAGCTAGGCAAGGCAGAAGTCGTCCGCGAAGGTAAAGATATCACTCTGCTCGCGTGGGGGGCCCAGATGGAGATCATCGAAGAGGCGGCCGATATGGCGACAAAGCAGGGGATATCCTGTGAAGTTATCGATCTGAGAACCTTGGCACCTTGGGATATAGAAACCGTAGCAGCCTCTGTTAAGAAGACTGGTCGACTGCTGATCAATCACGAAGCACCATTAACGGGTGGCTTTGCCGGAGAGATCGCAGCCACGATACAGGAGGAGTGTTTTCTCTATCTTGAATCGCCAATCAGTCGTGTTTGTGGTTTGGATACCCCGTATCCATTGATCCATGAGAAAGAATATATGCCAGATGCGCTGAAGACGTTTGAAGCGATTAAAGCAACGGTCAAATTTTAG
- a CDS encoding thiamine pyrophosphate-dependent dehydrogenase E1 component subunit alpha has product MSNATSHNETVHRVSFLDKDSVSVPILKILQADGTVYENAVLPTIGQELATKIHDTCVFTRVLDERMLGAQRQGRISFYMTCTGEEASIIGSVASLDSDDVILAQYREHAAIRYRGFSTEQFMNQLFSNEKDLGKGRQMPIHYGSAELNYQTISSPLATQIPQASGVGYSLKMQDKRNVAVCYFGEGAASEGDFHAGLNMAAVLKSPTIFFCRNNGYAISTPTSEQFMGNGIASRGPGYGIHTIRVDGNDMLAVLAATQQARAHAIHNKEPVLIEAMTYRLGAHSSSDDPSGYRSKEEEAKWQTHDPVKRFKLWMINKGWLTEKQDADLYEKYRKEVLAELKLAEKRPMSMLDTIVEDVYDAPTPRLQQQLKSLKKHLNKYPDSYPKSVGRG; this is encoded by the coding sequence ATGAGCAACGCAACAAGCCATAATGAAACTGTCCATCGCGTCAGTTTTCTCGATAAGGACTCTGTGTCAGTCCCTATTTTAAAGATATTGCAAGCGGACGGTACAGTGTATGAAAATGCTGTTCTGCCCACGATAGGTCAAGAACTGGCAACAAAAATTCACGATACTTGTGTTTTTACACGAGTGTTGGATGAACGTATGTTAGGCGCTCAACGTCAGGGTCGTATCAGTTTTTATATGACCTGTACCGGTGAGGAAGCCTCAATCATAGGCAGTGTGGCATCGCTAGATAGCGATGATGTCATCTTAGCCCAGTACCGTGAGCATGCTGCGATACGTTACCGTGGTTTTTCTACTGAGCAGTTTATGAATCAGCTGTTCAGTAATGAGAAAGATCTGGGTAAGGGACGGCAGATGCCGATCCATTATGGCTCTGCCGAGCTTAACTATCAGACTATCTCCTCTCCACTGGCTACCCAAATACCTCAGGCATCCGGCGTGGGGTACAGCTTGAAGATGCAAGATAAGCGTAATGTCGCCGTTTGTTACTTCGGTGAAGGCGCCGCTTCGGAAGGCGACTTTCATGCGGGATTAAATATGGCGGCAGTACTTAAGTCACCGACCATCTTTTTCTGCCGCAATAATGGTTATGCCATCTCAACGCCAACCAGCGAGCAGTTTATGGGCAACGGTATTGCCAGTCGCGGTCCGGGGTACGGCATACACACCATACGCGTAGATGGTAATGACATGCTGGCGGTTTTAGCGGCGACACAACAGGCGCGTGCTCATGCTATCCACAATAAAGAACCTGTTCTGATCGAGGCGATGACCTATCGACTCGGTGCTCATTCGTCCTCAGATGATCCATCGGGTTATCGTTCTAAAGAGGAAGAGGCCAAATGGCAGACACATGATCCGGTTAAACGTTTCAAATTATGGATGATTAACAAGGGCTGGCTGACTGAAAAACAAGATGCAGACCTGTATGAGAAATACCGTAAAGAGGTACTTGCCGAATTAAAACTTGCAGAAAAACGTCCGATGTCGATGCTCGATACCATAGTTGAGGACGTTTATGATGCGCCAACGCCTAGGTTACAACAGCAGTTGAAATCCCTTAAGAAGCATCTGAACAAGTACCCTGATTCATATCCTAAAAGTGTAGGGAGAGGTTAA
- the astE gene encoding succinylglutamate desuccinylase, translating to MFQALKESKDFLNLTLAHPQHIDETCSFSVGDHTQVEVWDTGVIVFEPKVNQAKDIVLSCAVHGNETAPIELCNELVTALLEEKLIAKQRVLFLFGNPAAIINGTRFIDENLNRLFNGAHSSGEGLVNPERIRAKKLEFYVDKFFAGQREERHRIHYDLHTAIRGSKHEKFAIYPYRPGRKFSGEQIMFLEACGIDTVLFHHEPTTTFSYFSSLNYQADAFTIELGKVLPMGQNDMTRFIALKEMLNRLIGNDPLELSAFDVNKVNLYQVCRAINKEFDDFEFTFTNDVENFTSFPEGYILAKEGGNNIKVEHKVEAIVFPNAKVPVGQRTVLCLKPATTENIDLGN from the coding sequence GTGTTTCAAGCGCTAAAAGAGTCGAAGGACTTTTTAAATCTCACCCTTGCTCATCCTCAACATATCGATGAAACCTGTTCATTTTCGGTAGGTGACCATACTCAAGTAGAAGTATGGGATACCGGTGTTATCGTATTTGAACCTAAAGTTAATCAAGCCAAAGATATTGTCCTCTCCTGTGCCGTACACGGGAATGAGACTGCACCGATAGAATTGTGCAACGAGCTGGTTACAGCGCTGCTTGAAGAGAAACTTATCGCTAAACAAAGGGTGCTTTTTTTGTTTGGTAACCCAGCGGCTATTATCAATGGAACCCGTTTTATCGATGAAAACTTAAATCGACTATTTAATGGGGCACATTCATCCGGTGAAGGTCTGGTTAACCCGGAAAGGATCCGAGCCAAGAAACTTGAATTTTATGTCGACAAGTTTTTTGCAGGTCAGAGAGAAGAGCGTCATCGTATTCATTATGATCTTCACACGGCCATTCGCGGCTCAAAGCATGAAAAATTTGCTATCTACCCTTATCGTCCGGGAAGAAAGTTTAGTGGTGAGCAGATCATGTTTCTTGAGGCATGCGGTATCGATACCGTCCTTTTTCATCATGAACCTACGACCACCTTCAGCTATTTCTCATCTCTGAATTATCAGGCCGATGCATTTACCATCGAACTGGGGAAAGTCTTGCCCATGGGGCAAAATGACATGACTCGCTTCATTGCGCTGAAGGAGATGTTAAACAGACTGATAGGCAATGATCCACTCGAGTTGTCCGCTTTCGATGTAAACAAGGTCAATCTTTATCAAGTCTGCCGTGCTATTAACAAAGAGTTTGATGATTTCGAATTCACCTTCACCAATGATGTCGAAAATTTTACATCCTTTCCAGAAGGTTACATCCTGGCGAAAGAGGGCGGCAACAATATCAAGGTTGAACATAAAGTTGAGGCGATTGTCTTTCCTAATGCCAAAGTACCCGTGGGGCAGAGAACCGTGCTTTGCTTAAAGCCTGCAACGACAGAGAATATCGATTTAGGTAACTAA
- the msrA gene encoding peptide-methionine (S)-S-oxide reductase MsrA — protein MAIATFGAGCFWGVEYFFNQIQGVTKTSCGYMGGHDSANSYTEVKSGETGHAEVVQVEFDENQVSYEQVLAVFWQNHNPTSLNRQGGDIGSQYRSAIFFHSKAQKAVAEQSKLDLARSGKWGERQIVTEIVPVLQFNRAEEYHQNYLEKNNLPSCHISY, from the coding sequence ATGGCCATAGCGACATTTGGTGCAGGTTGTTTTTGGGGTGTTGAGTACTTTTTCAATCAGATCCAGGGAGTGACAAAAACCAGCTGCGGATATATGGGTGGTCATGATTCCGCTAACAGCTACACGGAGGTCAAATCCGGAGAGACGGGACATGCTGAAGTCGTTCAGGTAGAGTTCGATGAAAACCAGGTGTCTTACGAACAGGTGTTAGCCGTATTCTGGCAGAACCATAATCCAACCAGCTTAAATCGCCAGGGTGGAGACATCGGCTCACAATATCGTAGTGCCATATTCTTTCACTCTAAAGCGCAAAAAGCCGTGGCTGAACAATCTAAATTGGACTTAGCCCGTAGTGGAAAATGGGGAGAGAGGCAGATAGTGACGGAGATTGTTCCGGTATTACAATTTAACCGAGCCGAAGAATACCATCAGAACTACCTGGAAAAAAACAACTTACCCAGTTGTCACATCTCTTACTAA
- the pgm gene encoding phosphoglucomutase (alpha-D-glucose-1,6-bisphosphate-dependent) — MTIHKRAGQVAIQQDLVNIPKLMSCYYCITPDMKIAEQRVSFGTSGHRGCAFNGNFNEQHILAITQAVVDYRNSVGITGALYLGIDTHALSQAAYISAVEVLVANNIQVIVHQDDGFTPTPVVSHAIVVANKQGGQSVDGLIITPSHNPPQDGGIKYNPPHGGPAEGEITQWIEQQANLYLKADLKGVNIISYKQAIGSSLVDSLDLIAPYVDDLDSVVDMKAIAKAGVRIGVDPLGGSGIYYWDKIAARYGLNIELVNESVDPRFGFMPLDKDGKIRMDCSSPYAMAGLLKHQDKFDLCVGNDPDYDRHGIVCPGSGLMNPNHFLAVAIDYLLTHRPLWSQKLVIGKTLVSSSMIDKVCAQHQRMMSEVPVGFKWFVDGLAKAQFAFGGEESAGAAFLRRDGTTWCTDKDGFILALLAAEILAVTGKTPAERYKELVARHGESFYTRVDSPVSAEKKAKFADIIANDVDVNVLGTTDLGGESIQDVMSRAPGNNANIGGIKVVTENAWFAARPSGTEALFKIYGESFISQAHLEQVISEAQSIIDRMLKN; from the coding sequence TTGACGATTCATAAGCGAGCAGGACAGGTAGCGATTCAACAGGATTTGGTCAATATCCCTAAGCTAATGAGTTGTTACTACTGCATAACTCCGGATATGAAAATAGCTGAACAGCGGGTCAGCTTTGGCACTTCAGGTCATCGTGGTTGCGCGTTTAACGGTAACTTCAATGAACAGCATATTCTAGCCATTACCCAAGCCGTCGTAGATTACCGAAATTCTGTGGGAATAACAGGTGCCCTGTATCTGGGTATCGACACTCATGCACTCTCTCAAGCTGCCTATATCAGCGCTGTAGAGGTCTTGGTTGCTAATAATATCCAGGTAATAGTTCATCAAGATGATGGTTTCACACCAACGCCTGTTGTGTCACACGCTATTGTGGTCGCCAATAAGCAAGGTGGACAATCAGTCGATGGTTTAATTATTACCCCATCCCACAATCCGCCTCAAGATGGTGGCATTAAGTACAACCCTCCACATGGTGGCCCGGCAGAGGGTGAGATAACCCAATGGATAGAGCAGCAGGCAAATCTTTATCTAAAGGCTGACCTTAAAGGGGTCAACATAATTAGCTACAAACAGGCTATCGGTTCAAGCTTGGTCGATTCGCTCGATCTCATCGCTCCCTATGTCGATGATCTCGACAGTGTCGTCGATATGAAGGCGATAGCCAAAGCCGGTGTGCGTATCGGTGTCGACCCACTAGGTGGTTCAGGGATCTATTACTGGGACAAGATAGCGGCTCGTTATGGTCTCAACATCGAACTGGTTAATGAAAGTGTCGATCCACGTTTCGGGTTTATGCCTCTGGATAAAGATGGCAAGATCAGAATGGATTGCTCCTCACCTTATGCCATGGCCGGACTCTTGAAACATCAGGACAAATTCGATCTCTGTGTGGGGAATGATCCCGATTATGATCGTCACGGTATCGTTTGTCCGGGTAGCGGATTGATGAACCCAAACCATTTTCTGGCCGTCGCTATCGATTATCTGCTCACGCACAGGCCATTGTGGTCACAAAAATTGGTGATAGGTAAGACCTTAGTTTCAAGCTCAATGATAGATAAGGTGTGTGCACAGCATCAGCGAATGATGAGTGAAGTTCCCGTCGGATTTAAATGGTTCGTCGATGGTCTTGCCAAAGCGCAATTTGCTTTCGGTGGAGAGGAGAGTGCGGGCGCGGCATTTTTAAGACGCGATGGCACTACCTGGTGCACCGATAAGGACGGATTTATCTTAGCCCTATTGGCTGCCGAAATTCTGGCTGTCACAGGTAAGACACCGGCCGAACGTTATAAGGAATTGGTCGCCCGGCACGGGGAAAGCTTCTATACCCGTGTCGATAGCCCTGTCAGCGCCGAAAAGAAAGCCAAATTTGCCGACATTATTGCTAATGATGTCGATGTGAATGTCTTAGGTACGACTGACTTAGGCGGTGAGTCTATCCAGGATGTCATGAGCCGGGCACCTGGCAACAATGCCAACATAGGTGGTATCAAGGTTGTCACCGAAAACGCTTGGTTTGCGGCGCGTCCCTCGGGTACCGAAGCCCTGTTTAAGATCTATGGCGAAAGCTTTATCAGTCAAGCTCACTTAGAGCAGGTGATAAGTGAGGCTCAGTCGATTATCGATCGTATGTTGAAGAATTAA
- the seqA gene encoding replication initiation negative regulator SeqA, producing MKYIEVDEELYRHIAGKTERIGESASDILRRLLGLNVEAVNHDTPQTISHPGMEQTDNVVAPVENREIAKDLTESINKEELAAQKGAVGRFLFILEAVYRAAPEQFSQVLQIQGRDRLYFATSKASLLKASKSANPKEIGQSGFWVTTNNNTAKKRTILTEVLHQYGTVEAQIEAITNNI from the coding sequence ATGAAATATATCGAGGTTGATGAAGAGTTATATCGCCATATAGCCGGAAAAACTGAGCGTATCGGTGAGAGTGCTTCAGATATCCTACGTCGTTTACTGGGCCTGAATGTCGAAGCGGTGAACCATGATACCCCGCAGACAATCAGTCACCCGGGTATGGAACAAACCGACAACGTTGTCGCGCCCGTTGAAAACAGAGAGATTGCCAAAGATCTCACCGAAAGTATCAATAAAGAGGAACTTGCAGCCCAAAAGGGCGCTGTTGGACGTTTTCTGTTTATCCTCGAGGCGGTTTACCGTGCGGCGCCGGAACAATTTTCTCAGGTCTTACAAATTCAAGGCAGAGACAGGCTATATTTTGCGACATCTAAGGCTTCATTGCTAAAGGCCAGTAAATCTGCAAACCCTAAAGAGATTGGCCAAAGTGGGTTTTGGGTCACGACCAATAATAATACCGCTAAGAAGCGTACTATTTTGACTGAGGTACTTCATCAATATGGTACTGTCGAAGCGCAAATAGAAGCCATAACAAATAACATTTAG